A stretch of Ferribacterium limneticum DNA encodes these proteins:
- a CDS encoding mechanosensitive ion channel family protein, translated as MSQKSPALRLINDLLADFRDPDFIWQVVALVACLGLAFLVARWWQGRHEEGAGRLSDAGSRLAFPLTGMVLAGLAIATLSGFIHVNLLKLAMPLLGSMALVRGVIFVLRQAFPRATWLTAWERIIAATVWSWLALYITDLAPYVIDAMEGVEFHVGKQHVDLWTILRAVATIFLTVVFALWIAGVIEAKLMRLHTLDANLRIVGVRVAKAGLTVIAILTSLALVGIDMTALSVFTGALGVGLGLGLQKIASNYVSGFIILLDRSIRIGNIVQVGTDSGEVTQITTRYTVLKHPGGTEFIVPNETLIGSTVQNQTYSNNQLRLTTTVGVAYDTDLDLAQRLMTEVAAAHPRVLATPAPKVFLTQFADSSINLELGFWIDDPEEGKGNIVSDVNFALWRAFKEHGVAIPFPQREVRLLNTPT; from the coding sequence ATGAGTCAAAAAAGCCCGGCCCTGCGCCTGATCAACGACCTGCTGGCCGATTTCCGCGACCCGGATTTCATCTGGCAGGTGGTCGCGCTGGTCGCTTGTCTCGGCTTGGCTTTTCTGGTGGCGCGCTGGTGGCAGGGGCGCCACGAAGAAGGTGCCGGGCGGCTTTCCGATGCAGGCTCCCGCCTGGCCTTTCCGCTGACCGGCATGGTGCTGGCCGGCCTGGCCATCGCCACGCTGTCTGGCTTCATCCATGTCAATCTGCTCAAGCTGGCCATGCCGCTGCTTGGCTCGATGGCCCTGGTGCGCGGCGTCATTTTCGTGCTGCGCCAAGCCTTCCCGCGAGCGACCTGGCTGACCGCGTGGGAGCGCATCATCGCCGCCACGGTCTGGAGTTGGCTGGCGCTCTACATCACCGATCTGGCGCCTTACGTCATCGATGCCATGGAAGGCGTGGAATTCCATGTCGGCAAGCAACACGTCGATTTGTGGACCATCCTGCGGGCCGTTGCCACCATCTTCCTGACTGTGGTTTTCGCGCTGTGGATTGCCGGCGTCATCGAAGCGAAGCTGATGCGCCTGCATACGCTCGACGCCAACCTGCGCATCGTCGGTGTTCGCGTCGCCAAAGCAGGTCTGACGGTCATCGCCATCCTGACCAGCCTGGCCCTGGTCGGCATCGACATGACGGCACTCTCGGTCTTTACCGGCGCCCTTGGTGTGGGCCTTGGCCTCGGCCTGCAGAAGATCGCCAGCAACTATGTCTCCGGCTTCATCATCCTGCTCGACCGGTCGATCCGCATCGGCAACATCGTCCAGGTCGGCACCGATAGCGGCGAAGTGACCCAAATCACCACGCGCTACACCGTGCTCAAGCATCCCGGCGGTACCGAGTTCATCGTGCCGAACGAAACCTTGATCGGCAGCACGGTCCAGAACCAGACCTATTCCAACAACCAGTTGCGACTGACGACAACCGTCGGCGTTGCCTACGACACCGACCTCGATCTGGCCCAACGTCTGATGACCGAAGTCGCCGCCGCCCATCCGCGCGTGCTGGCCACGCCGGCTCCCAAGGTCTTCCTGACCCAGTTCGCCGACAGCAGCATCAACCTCGAACTCGGTTTCTGGATCGACGACCCGGAAGAGGGCAAGGGCAACATCGTGTCCGACGTCAATTTCGCCCTCTGGCGTGCCTTCAAGGAACACGGTGTGGCAATTCCCTTCCCGCAGCGGGAAGTTAGGCTGTTGAATACGCCGACTTGA
- a CDS encoding PEP-CTERM sorting domain-containing protein: MRRSLSVFSVALFSGLFPVADAFAYSQSYLTYWETENLGNGNAWYNFVVANTGSADYNSATTLISAGPPRVEQTQVHNEIPVITSYALPILSAAAWNTVNQASIYQPDGWSWRLVDANSQNWSNSTGNSLFDNPYKVLEWYVTDPSSAPGDWPYDWSYRYGLAPLFSQADVMGWLANSPDDDPVDFLHDEVTDQDGNTIWSSAGYLWHEGIAPAFGFLAYSGKTLSPDQTGWDLVVQDYTYTTTYTPLPPRIGDPDDPLKSSGVGAVALPTAPMSVPEPETLPMALVALGLMTLVARRRKSLS, encoded by the coding sequence TTGCGTCGCTCTCTTTCAGTATTCTCCGTTGCCCTGTTTTCCGGCCTATTCCCTGTCGCAGATGCCTTCGCATATAGCCAGAGTTATCTGACCTATTGGGAAACCGAGAATTTGGGTAATGGCAATGCCTGGTACAACTTTGTCGTGGCGAACACGGGCTCAGCCGATTACAACTCGGCGACTACCCTAATCAGTGCCGGTCCTCCGCGTGTCGAGCAGACTCAGGTTCACAACGAAATTCCCGTCATTACCTCTTACGCTCTCCCCATCTTGAGTGCAGCGGCCTGGAATACGGTCAACCAGGCTTCCATTTACCAGCCAGATGGGTGGTCTTGGCGCTTGGTGGATGCAAATTCGCAGAATTGGAGCAATTCGACTGGTAATTCCTTGTTCGATAATCCCTACAAGGTGCTTGAATGGTATGTGACTGATCCCTCTTCTGCTCCCGGCGACTGGCCCTATGACTGGTCTTACCGCTATGGACTGGCTCCGTTGTTCAGTCAAGCTGACGTTATGGGGTGGCTCGCCAACTCTCCGGATGATGATCCGGTCGATTTTTTACACGACGAAGTCACGGATCAGGACGGGAATACAATCTGGTCTTCGGCAGGCTATTTGTGGCATGAAGGTATTGCGCCGGCATTCGGCTTTTTGGCCTATTCGGGCAAAACACTGAGTCCCGATCAGACCGGCTGGGATTTGGTGGTTCAGGACTACACCTACACCACGACCTACACGCCGCTGCCCCCACGTATCGGCGATCCAGATGACCCGTTGAAGAGTTCTGGCGTTGGTGCAGTGGCTTTGCCAACTGCTCCGATGTCTGTTCCCGAGCCAGAAACGCTACCGATGGCCTTGGTAGCCTTGGGGTTGATGACGCTGGTTGCCCGTCGGCGTAAATCTTTGAGTTAA
- a CDS encoding RsmB/NOP family class I SAM-dependent RNA methyltransferase, which produces MKARFTPALFAHAEAVLGQLLRFDHPADAVVSRYFRDHRELGHADRAFVAETVFAVLRRGRSLEARCGGQMSDRHRLLAALAVARGWSQRELAPVLKASEEEWLSGVKAVREEEMPPAVRCDLPDWLYQRLEVQFGAEETLVLSKALNQPAPLDLRVNTLKMNRETLLEKLAADGIASEPGPLSPMAVRLRDKPALAKTALFLEGAYEVQDEGSQLLGYLLEPKRGEMVVDFCAGAGGKTLLLGALMRNTGRLYAFDVSDKRLANLKPRLARSGLSNVHPARIEHERDTKIKRLAGKADRVLVDAPCSGLGTLRRNPDLKWRQSETSVAELTVKQASILEAAAKLVRPGGRLVYATCSLLTAENDEIIDAFLEKHPDFSLTPASAVLAKQGITFEGDVLRLLPHKHNTDGFFAAVLDKKA; this is translated from the coding sequence ATGAAAGCCCGCTTCACACCCGCCCTGTTTGCCCACGCCGAGGCCGTTCTCGGCCAGTTGCTGCGTTTCGATCATCCGGCCGATGCCGTCGTTTCACGTTATTTCCGTGACCATCGCGAGCTTGGCCATGCTGATCGCGCCTTTGTCGCCGAAACGGTATTCGCCGTGCTGCGCCGGGGGCGCAGCCTGGAGGCGCGCTGTGGCGGTCAGATGTCCGATCGTCACCGCTTGCTGGCTGCGCTGGCCGTGGCGCGTGGCTGGAGCCAGCGCGAACTGGCGCCGGTCCTCAAGGCCAGCGAAGAAGAATGGTTGTCCGGGGTCAAGGCGGTGCGCGAAGAAGAGATGCCGCCGGCCGTTCGTTGTGATCTGCCGGATTGGCTCTACCAGCGCCTCGAAGTCCAGTTCGGTGCCGAAGAAACGCTGGTTCTGTCGAAAGCGCTGAATCAGCCGGCCCCGCTCGATCTGCGCGTCAATACCTTGAAAATGAACCGTGAGACGCTGCTGGAAAAACTGGCCGCCGACGGTATTGCCTCTGAACCCGGCCCTTTGTCGCCAATGGCCGTTCGCCTGCGCGACAAGCCGGCCCTGGCCAAGACCGCGCTTTTCCTCGAAGGCGCTTACGAGGTGCAGGACGAAGGCAGTCAGTTGCTTGGCTATCTGCTGGAGCCGAAGCGCGGCGAGATGGTCGTCGATTTCTGCGCCGGCGCCGGTGGCAAGACGCTGCTGCTTGGCGCCTTGATGCGCAATACCGGCCGTCTCTATGCCTTCGACGTCTCCGACAAGCGCCTCGCCAATTTGAAGCCACGACTGGCCCGTTCCGGCCTGTCCAACGTTCATCCGGCCCGCATCGAGCACGAGCGCGACACCAAGATCAAGCGCCTGGCCGGCAAGGCCGACCGGGTGCTGGTCGATGCCCCGTGTTCCGGCCTTGGCACTCTGCGCCGCAATCCTGATTTGAAGTGGCGGCAGAGCGAAACCTCGGTGGCCGAACTGACCGTCAAGCAGGCCTCGATTCTCGAAGCGGCGGCCAAGCTGGTTCGCCCCGGTGGCCGTCTGGTCTATGCCACCTGCAGTCTGCTGACGGCAGAAAACGATGAAATCATCGACGCTTTCCTCGAAAAGCATCCCGATTTTTCGCTGACTCCCGCCTCGGCGGTGCTTGCCAAACAGGGCATCACGTTCGAGGGCGACGTGCTGCGTTTGCTGCCGCACAAGCACAATACCGACGGTTTCTTCGCGGCTGTTCTGGATAAAAAGGCATGA